One Candidatus Kapaibacterium sp. genomic window carries:
- a CDS encoding DUF4411 family protein: MAVKRYCLDANVLIQAWQKYYSPKICPSYWDVLNSLGIQNIIFMPEMVFDEIVKTDDDLSKWLKSSMIPIKKIDEQVTKCLKDIYSADPNHKYLVDNIKSRSLADPWVIAHALSENAIVVTKEEKVTAANSMKIKIPNVCEKMKVSWINDFQLIDELGISFKCEIETK, from the coding sequence ATGGCTGTCAAAAGATATTGTTTAGACGCTAATGTGCTTATTCAAGCATGGCAAAAATACTATTCTCCCAAAATATGCCCGAGTTATTGGGACGTGCTTAATTCTCTTGGAATTCAGAATATCATCTTCATGCCGGAGATGGTATTTGACGAAATAGTGAAAACAGATGATGACCTATCAAAATGGTTGAAATCAAGTATGATTCCGATTAAAAAGATTGATGAACAAGTTACAAAATGTCTGAAGGACATCTATTCAGCCGACCCTAACCATAAATACTTAGTTGATAATATAAAATCACGGTCATTGGCTGACCCTTGGGTAATTGCTCATGCACTCAGCGAAAATGCGATAGTTGTAACCAAAGAAGAAAAAGTAACAGCAGCAAACTCGATGAAAATAAAGATTCCTAATGTTTGCGAGAAAATGAAGGTTTCTTGGATAAACGACTTTCAATTGATTGACGAATTAGGAATAAGCTTTAAATGTGAAATTGAAACGAAATGA
- a CDS encoding insulinase family protein — translation MIDRTKAPFNKEPNVFAFPKVRSFDSNDVTIASYRDETQPLIHLKVVFGRGSSAEKIPGSTQIAMQLLLSAIKGMSENDVADKYEFFGASLNALAYWNDAALTFSSPSDHYLKCLDMLLRSVTDLDLKQNELDSIKKRLVANIDYNLSDSGFVCQLAYNKYLLHGTAYERPRSGNKSEIMSVTLEDCKKILVNNILPSLKVIIVTGNFADAELNSTASGIMGAINRIKFEDEHVEANSVKSIILAPKQNASQTVLRLGRTTIPKKHEDFPTLQVANTILGGFFMSRINAYLREEKGLTYGAGSTIDSLKHFSVFTAFSSLNSDGINDSIDFLNKELNSFAENPFTDVELDRCVKFMYGSFVRGTETPGLIANMVQSLLSDDLGLDYYNRFYEKITSLTAQEVTAKAIEHLSSPNYTIAVCSDEKTLQTKFAGMENLIYYDIGKEML, via the coding sequence ATGATAGACCGTACAAAAGCGCCATTTAACAAGGAACCGAACGTGTTCGCATTCCCAAAGGTTCGCTCTTTTGATAGCAATGATGTGACAATTGCATCATACCGAGACGAAACGCAGCCCTTGATTCACCTCAAAGTGGTGTTCGGTCGCGGAAGTTCGGCTGAAAAAATCCCGGGAAGCACACAAATAGCGATGCAATTGCTCCTATCTGCAATCAAAGGTATGAGCGAAAATGATGTTGCCGACAAATATGAGTTTTTCGGAGCGTCCTTGAATGCTTTGGCGTATTGGAATGATGCAGCTTTGACATTTTCCTCGCCATCGGACCATTATTTGAAATGCTTGGATATGCTCTTGCGAAGTGTGACCGATTTGGATTTGAAGCAAAATGAGCTTGATAGCATCAAAAAAAGACTTGTCGCAAATATTGACTATAATCTGTCCGATTCGGGATTTGTATGCCAATTGGCATATAACAAGTACCTTTTGCACGGAACTGCATATGAGCGTCCCCGTTCGGGCAACAAATCGGAAATAATGTCCGTAACTTTAGAAGATTGCAAGAAAATTTTGGTTAATAATATTTTACCATCGCTGAAGGTTATCATCGTAACGGGCAACTTCGCCGATGCGGAACTGAACTCCACCGCAAGCGGAATAATGGGAGCAATCAATAGAATCAAATTTGAAGATGAACATGTAGAAGCAAATTCTGTCAAATCAATCATATTGGCACCTAAGCAAAATGCTTCGCAAACTGTTTTGAGATTGGGCAGAACTACAATTCCGAAAAAGCATGAGGATTTCCCTACATTGCAAGTAGCGAATACAATTCTTGGCGGATTTTTCATGTCGCGAATCAATGCTTACTTGCGAGAGGAAAAGGGGCTGACTTATGGCGCCGGCAGTACAATTGATTCGCTGAAACATTTTTCGGTATTCACGGCATTTTCATCCTTGAATAGCGACGGCATTAACGATTCGATAGATTTTTTGAACAAGGAGTTGAACTCTTTCGCCGAGAATCCTTTTACTGATGTAGAATTAGACAGATGTGTCAAATTTATGTATGGTTCCTTCGTTCGTGGCACCGAAACGCCCGGGCTAATCGCCAACATGGTTCAATCGCTCTTGTCGGACGATTTGGGACTTGATTATTACAATCGTTTTTACGAAAAAATCACAAGTCTCACCGCTCAGGAAGTCACCGCCAAAGCTATCGAGCATCTCTCATCGCCAAACTACACGATTGCAGTTTGCTCCGACGAAAAGACTTTGCAAACGAAATTTGCCGGCATGGAGAATTTGATTTATTATGATATTGGGAAAGAGATGTTATAG
- a CDS encoding CoA pyrophosphatase, with protein MHTFFEIIDRFKRLAGSNLSGFDSHIKMAPTFRGVSFRNFAPSGEYKKSSVLILLSQQINDVQILFTLRSEKVNSHKGQISFPGGRMEAGETAVMTALRETHEETGIQPSLVNVVCELSPLFVPPSKSLITPIVAYVDSPPNIVINPDEVEDYFWVSIDTLLDVDLLKHEESKFEDKLVTIPFWDVHPKAKLWGATSMILREFLDIYELISVEES; from the coding sequence ATGCATACTTTTTTTGAAATTATTGATAGATTTAAGCGTTTGGCGGGGTCAAATCTTAGCGGTTTTGATTCGCACATCAAGATGGCGCCTACGTTTCGGGGTGTCAGCTTTAGAAATTTTGCTCCTTCGGGCGAGTATAAAAAAAGTTCTGTGTTGATTTTGCTTTCACAACAAATTAACGACGTTCAAATCCTTTTTACCTTGCGAAGTGAAAAAGTGAATAGTCACAAAGGGCAAATTAGTTTTCCCGGCGGACGAATGGAAGCAGGAGAAACGGCTGTGATGACTGCTTTACGCGAAACGCACGAAGAAACGGGAATCCAACCGTCGCTCGTGAACGTGGTTTGCGAGCTTTCGCCATTGTTTGTGCCACCATCGAAATCGCTCATTACGCCGATTGTAGCATATGTTGATTCGCCTCCGAACATTGTAATCAACCCTGATGAGGTGGAGGATTACTTTTGGGTGAGCATTGATACCTTGCTTGATGTTGATTTACTCAAACACGAAGAATCAAAATTTGAAGATAAACTTGTCACAATACCATTTTGGGATGTGCATCCGAAAGCTAAACTTTGGGGTGCCACTTCGATGATTTTAAGAGAATTTTTAGATATTTATGAACTAATAAGCGTGGAAGAATCATGA
- a CDS encoding MGMT family protein, with product MNVGENIFEKVYEIVKNIPLGKVTTYGAIAQAIGIKSSARMVGWALNSDRGNITMPYHRVVNRNGQLTGKNYFHTPNMMRELLESEGISFVNESVDMTKHYWSPFDKNNLDD from the coding sequence ATGAATGTTGGCGAAAATATATTCGAAAAAGTGTACGAAATTGTAAAAAATATCCCTTTGGGTAAAGTTACAACTTATGGTGCAATTGCGCAAGCGATTGGCATCAAATCTTCGGCACGAATGGTCGGTTGGGCGTTGAACTCAGACCGCGGAAATATTACTATGCCTTATCACAGAGTAGTGAACAGAAACGGACAACTAACCGGCAAAAACTATTTCCATACTCCCAACATGATGAGAGAGCTATTGGAATCGGAAGGAATCAGCTTCGTAAACGAGTCAGTGGATATGACTAAGCATTACTGGTCACCTTTCGACAAGAATAATTTGGACGATTAG